One region of Miscanthus floridulus cultivar M001 chromosome 19, ASM1932011v1, whole genome shotgun sequence genomic DNA includes:
- the LOC136526687 gene encoding uncharacterized protein, giving the protein MATPSIATPSIACPSNAPPSIAESTQTQSTTCADDDILANPNPENEHMGVDDEGLYLDLPPPPKPQQPTPPKDQIQTATTERCPSPKPAESETESDSPKPAKSETESDASSGSDDEFDPEMDPDEADEMVKDHEPDYMAPLEGLPKKRQKKATLANTETSIVVARQPVRMVYPPNEAMDNAVP; this is encoded by the exons ATGGCCACTCCTTCCATTGCCACTCCTTCCATTGCCTGTCCTTCCAATGCACCTCCTAGCATTGCAGAATCAACCCAGACACAGAGCACAACATGTGCAGATGATGACATTCTGGCAAACCCAAACCCAGAGAATGAGCATATGGGTGTTGATGATGAAGGTTTGTACCTTGACCTTCCACCACCTCCAAAGCCACAGCAACCAACACCTCCAAAAGATCAGATCCAAACTGCCACCACTGAAAGGTGTCCAAGTCCAAAGCCAGCTGAATCTGAAACTGAGAGTGATAGTCCAAAGCCAGCTAAATCTGAAACTGAGAGTGATGCTAGTTCAGGGTCTGATGATGAGTTTGATCCTGAAATGGACCCTGATGAGGCAGATGAAATGGTTAAGGACCATGAGCCTGACTACATGGCACCTCTTGA GGGTCTCCcaaagaagaggcagaagaaaGCAACTTTAGCCAACACAGAGACAAGCATTGTTGTTGCTAGACAACCTGTTAGGATGGTTTACCCACCAAATGAGGCTATGGATAATGCAGTACCCTAG